The nucleotide sequence CACGTCCCGTCTTGCCGCCCCATATGAGCGCAGCTTGTCGGTGACGATGCGCGTCGGCACCCGTCCTTGCTTCTTCAGCAGTCTGACCAGTAAACCGCTTGGCAGCTTTGGTGTCGCGGCGGGCCTGAACGATCTCGTCGAGAACATAGCCCTCCTGATCAACGGGGCGCCAAAGCCAATGTTTTCGGCCGCCGATGGAAATCACGACCTCGTCCAGATGCCAGACATCTTTTCGCGACGGCTTCTTCCTACGCAACTGCTTGGCGTAAGCGGCCCCGAATTTGCGACCCCATCGCCGTATCGCTTCGTAAGACACAACAATGCCGCGCTCTAACAACATTTCCTCGACCAACCTGAGGCTTAAAGGAAACCGGAAATATAGCCAGACCGCATGCGCGATGATCTGCGGTGGAAAGCGGTGGTTCTTGTAGCTGATGGACGATGCGTTCATCTCAACCGAATTATCCGCCAACCGTTAAGGTGCCGACAACGTGACATCGCCGCTTGACCTGTTCTGACAGCTTTCCGGCATCCAATTTTGCATCTTGGGCGCGGCCGCTTTTTTCACGCAACGCCGTCGAAAGAGAATGTCATTTCTTATAATGAAGTTTGTCTACTGATTTTATAGACTATAATTTGCAACCAGCGAGCGGATCGTGGTGTCATGACCTACCTCCTCAGCCTTCTCGACAAAAGCCCGATCGAACAGGGTCTCACCGCTGTAGATGCATTGCGGGCGACGGTGAAGATTGCCGCCCGGGCCGAGGAACTCGGTTATCACCGCTTCTGGGTCGCGGAACATCACAACATGTCCAACCTGGCGAGTTCAGCGCCGGAGGCGCTGATAGCATATCTTCTCGCTAGGACATCGAGAATACGGGTCGGCTCCGGCGGCGTCATGCTGCAGCACTACAGCGCCTACAAGGTCGCCGAAACCTTCAATCTTCTGGCATCGCTTGCCCCGGGACGCGTCGATCTCGGTGTCGGCAAGGCGCCGGGCGGATTTCCGCTCGCAACGCGCGCCCTGCAGCTTGCCGTCGATCCGGCGAGAAAGCCGGATTTTGCAAGCCAGCTTTCCGATCTCAACACCTATCTTGCCGCCGATCCCAGTTACGACGGTGCGCAGGCGACTCCTTTCCCGCCGAGGGCTCCAGAGCGCTTCTTGCTCGGCGCCAGCGTCGAAAGCGCCGAACTCGCGGCCGAGAAGGGCTGGGACCTTGTCTTCGCCGGCCACCTGAATGGCGATCCCGACAATCTGCGCCAGACCTTCGAAGCCTATGAACGGGCCTCGGGCGGCAAGCGCCCCCTGCTGGCTCTCGCAGCTTTCGCCGCCGAAAGCGAGGACTATGCCCGCGAGCGTGTCGGAGACTTGCACATCGTCAAGGTGTTCCTGCCGAACGGCCAGACCGTCAATGTCGGCAGCGAGGAGCAGGCGGCCGAATTCGCCCGGCAGGCCGGTGTCACGGATTACCGGATCGAGGAGAAGGTGCCGAACGTGCTGCACGGCACCGCAAAACAGATCCGCAAGCAACTGGACGAGCTCCACCACCGCTACGGCGTCAAGGAGTTCGTGCTCGACACGCCGGCGCTTTCAACCGCTGACCGCCTGGCCTCCATCGAGCTGCTCGCCGCCGAGCGCCTTTCCCTCGTCGCCTGACCGTTTCCAAAAAGGATTGATCCCATGGCTCAAAAACACGTCACGTTCGGCATCATGCTGCAGGGTCCCGGCGGTCACATGAATGCCTGGAAGCATCCAAGCGGACCGGCCGATGCCAGCGTCAATTTCGACTTCTTCGTGACGACGGCGCGCAAGGCCGAGGCGGCGGGCATCGCTTTCGCCTTCGTCGCCGACGGGCTCTACATCAACGAGCAGTCGATCCCGCATTTCCTCAACCGGTTTGAGCCGATCGCCATTCTCTCGGCGCTGGCGGCCTCCACCTCGAAGATCGGCCTCGTCGGTACGGTTTCGACTTCCTACAGCGATCCCTTCACCATTGCCCGCCAGTTTGCCTCGATCGATCTCATCAGCAGCGGCAGGGCAGGGTGGAATGCGGTGACCTCGCCGCTCGAGGGGTCGGGACGCAATTACAATCGCGAGCATCCCGAGCACGAACTGCGCTACGAGATCGCCGAGGACTACATCGATGCGATCAAGGGCCTGTGGGATTCCTGGGACGACGACGCTTTCGTGCGCAATCGCGAGACCGGCGTTTTTGTCGACAAGGCGAAGATGCATCGCCTCAACCATAAGGGCCGTTTTTTCCGCATCGAGGGGCCGCTCAATATCGGCCGCTCAAAGCAGGGCCAGCCCGTCGTCTTCCAGGCGGGCGCTTCGGATTCCGGCATCAGGCTTGCCGGCAAGCATGCCGACGCCGTCTTCACCAATGGCGGGCCGTTGGAAGAGGCGCAAGCCTTCTACCGTCAGCTCAAGGATAGCGTCATTGCTCATGGACGGCCTGCGGCGGAAGTCGGCGTCTATCCGGGCATCGGCCCGATCGTGGGGAAGACGTCCGAGGAAGCGGAAGCCAAGTACGAGACGATCCGCAATCTCGTCACCATCGAGGAGGCGCTCCTCTATCTCGGCCGTTTCTTTGATCACCATGATTTCAGCGTCTACCCGCTCGATGAGGCGTTCCCTGACATTGGCGATATCGGCAGGAACAATTTCCGCGCCACCACCGACCGCATCAAAAGGACAGCGCGCGAGAAGGGGCTGACGCTTCGGCAGGTCGCGCTCGATTCCGCGACGCCGCGCACCGCCTTCATCGGCACGGCGGAGCATATTGCCGATGAGATCATCCGCTGGGTGGATCATGGCGCCGCCGACGGCTTCATTCTCGGCTTCCCCGTCATCGCCGAAGGCTTTGCGGATATCGCCGAGCACGTTCTGCCGATCCTGACCGAGCGCGGCTATTTCGATCCGGTCCTGAAGGGCGAGACGCTGCGCGACCATCTGGGCCTGCCCTTCAGGGAAAGCCGGTATGCGGCGGGCGCCGATCAGCTCGAGCAAGGAAGGGCTGTCGGCGCCTGAGGCGCCGGCGAATCGCCATGGACACCATTGCTCAGAACCCGCGCAGCAACGATCCAGTCGAAAAGGGCATCGCCGCGTATCTCGACGAGATCATCGCGCTTCGCCACGATCTGCACCAATATCCGGAGCTTGCCTTTCAGGAGCTCAGGACCAGCAAGCTCGTGGCATCCCGCCTTTCCTCCTGGGGCTATGAGGTGGCGACGGGCGTTGCCGGCACCGGCATCGTTGCCACCCTCAGACGTGGTGAGGGCAGGAAGCGGATCGGCATCCGGGCCGACATGGACGCGCTGCCGATCGAGGAGGCGACCGACCTTTCCTATGCCAGCAGCAATCCCGGCGTCATGCATGCCTGCGGCCATGACGGTCATACCGCGATCCTGCTGGCGGCCGCCCGCTATCTCGCCGAAAACGGCAATTTCAGCGGCACGCTCAGGCTGATCTTCCAGCCCGCCGAGGAGATCGGCGCCGGCGCCCGCAAGATGATTGCCGAAGGCCTGTTCGAACGGTTTCCCGTCGATGCGGTCTTCGGTTTGCACAACTGGCCGGGTGTACCGACGGGGCAATTCGGTTTCGTCACCGGCCCGGCCATGGCCTCGGTCGATCAGGCGGTGATCAAAATCGTCGGCAAGGGCGGCCACGGCGCCGAGCCGCACCGCGCCGTCGATCCGGTGCTGGCTTCCGCCTCCTTCATCACCGCGCTGCAAAGCGTCGTCTCGCGCAATGTCGATCCGCAGGATATGGCGGTCGCCACCGTTGGCTCGATCCATGCCGGCTCCGCCTCGAATGTCATACCCGAGAGCGTGGAAATGAAACTCACCATGCGGGCCTTCAGCGAGGAGGTTCGCCAGCTGCTGCAGGAGCGTATTCCAGCCCTTGCCCGTGCCCAGGCCGAAAGCTTCGGCGCGGCGGCGGATGTGAACTACCGGCTTGGCTTTCCGGCGCTGGTCAATCACGCCAAAGAGACGGCATTTGCCCGTGATGTCGCCTATGACGCACTCGGCCCCGCGGCTATCGAGAGGGATTTCCGGCCGAGAACCGCGAGCGAGGATTTTGCCTTCCTGCTGCAGGCCAATCCCGGCAGCTACCTTTTCGTCGGCAATGGCGACAGCGCCCCTCTCCACAGCGCCCACTACGATTTCAACGACGCGATCATCGCGCCGGCCGCCCGCTACTGGGTGCGGCTCGCCGAAACCTTCCTCACTGATGACAACGGGTGACGAACGATATGAGCGATACGTTTCTCTATACGAGCCCCCTCGATCCCCGCGCCAAGCCGCTGATCGATGAATTGATCCACGAATATGACAGCCGCTACGGCACCTATTTCAATGCCGAAGGCGCCGCAGCCGAATTGAACCGCTATCCCCCCGAAGCTTTCGCGCCGCCTCACGGCAATTTTCTCCTGTTGATCCGCAATGGCGAAACCATCGGCGGCGGCGCCTTCAAGCATTCCGACGATCGCACCGCCGAGTTCAAACGCATCTGGACACGCACGGACCTGCGCCGCCAGGGCCTTGCCCGCAAGGTGCTGGTGGAACTGGAGGCTCAGGCGGCCCGCCAGGGATACACCCGCATCTATCTGACGACCGGTTTCCGTCAGCCCGAGGCCGTCGGCCTCTATCTGAATTATGGCTATACCGCTCTCTTCGACACATCAGTTGATCCCGAGATCTACAAGAGCCTGCCTTTCGAGAAGGATATCACCCATCTCGTTCCACCGGTCTTCGGCACCGAGGCGGCCGAACCGCGCCTGCGCGTGGCCGGAGCAAATCTCTGAAGGCGACAAGACGATAATCATAAAAGGGAAGCACAATGGCACTGACGACGGATTTCGCGGGCATTGAGCCAGGCAGCAGAACGGCAGAACCGAAGCAGGACTATTCCCGTTACCGCATCGTGCCGGCGCGCCATCCCGAGCGGCTCGCAGGCACGATATTCGCGGCCGTCGTCATCATTGCCGTGCTCTATTCCACCTTCACCAATCCGCGCTGGGGTTGGAGCGTCTTTGCCGAATGGTTCTTTGCCGAACCAGTGCTCGTCGGCCTCGGCAGGACATTGCTCCTGACTGCTCTTGCCGCCATATCGGGCTCCATCCTCGGAACAGCCCTGGCGCTTGCCCGCGTCTCCAAGTCGCCGCTGCTATCAGGCCTTTCCTGGGGTTATATCTGGCTGCTGCGCTCGATCCCTATGATCGTGCTGCTCCTGATATTGAACAATCTCGGCTATCTCTATGAAACGATCAGGATCGGCATCCCGTTCACCGATAGGGTCTTGTTCGATTACCCCACGGTGCAGCTGCTGACGCCCTTCGCCGCTGCCTACCTCGGCCTGACGCTCAACCAGTCGGCCTTCTTCGCCGAGATCGTCCGCGGCGGCATTCTGTCGGTGGATCATGGGCAGCTGGAGGCCGCAGCCGCACTCGGTCTGCCGCGCCGCCGCCAGGCCTTCCGCATCGTGCTGCCGCAGGCCATGCGCTCCATCCTGCCGACCGGTTTCAACGAGCTCATCGGATTGGCGAAAAGCACCTCCGTCGTCTATGTGCTGGCGCTGCCAGAGCTCTTCTATACGGTCCAGGTGATCTACCGCCGCAATCTCGAAGTCATTCCGCTGCTGATGGTCGCAACGGTCTGGTATCTGATCATCATGACGGTGCTGTCGGTCGCCCAGCACTATATCGAGCGCTATTTCTCCAAGGGCGCCGTGCGCAATCCGACACCGCTGCCCTTTCAGGCGTTTTTCGAGCGCTTCCGCCGGCCGCTCCCTGTGCTGGAGACGGCGACCGATAGAATCCGCAAAATCGGCTTCCATGATGCGACGGCTATGCGGCCAGGTGGTGCGGTGCGCATCCACGGCATCACGAAAAGTTTCGGCTCGCTGAAGGTACTCGACGATGTCGAGCTCAACCTGCCGGCCGGCAGCGTGACCGCCATTCTTGGCCCCTCCGGTTCGGGAAAGTCGACGCTGCTGCGGTCGATCAATCACCTGGAGCGTGTCGACGAAGGCTTCATCTCCGTCGACGGCGATTTCGTCGGCTATAGCAGGAAGGGCGACATGCTCCATGAGCTCAAGGAGAAGGATATCCTGAAACGCCGCGCCGATATCGGCATGGTCTTCCAGAGCTTCAATCTCTTCCCGCATCTGACCGTGCTCGAAAACCTCATCGAAGCTCCGATCGAGGTCCGTGGCGTCGGCCGCGAGGAAGCCGTGCTGCTGGCGCAGGAACTTCTTGCCCGTATCGGCCTTAGCGACAAGGTCAATGCCTACCCGCGCCAGCTCTCCGGCGGCCAGCAGCAGCGGGTCGCCATCGCTCGGGCGCTGGCGCTCCGCCCCAAGGTTCTGCTCTTTGACGAGCCGACTTCCGCACTCGATCCGGAACTCGTCGGCGAGGTCCTCGACGTCATCAAGGAACTGGCCCGCACCGGCACGACGCTCGTCATCGTCACCCATGAAATCGGTTTTGCCCGCGAAGTCGCCGACACCGTCGTCTTCATGGAGAGCGGCAGCATTCTGGAGGCCGGTCCGCCGGCCAGGATCTTCACGCAAGCGGAGCATCCTCGAACGCGCGAATTCCTTGCCAAGGTTCTCTAGCGCCGGACAGCGCTGGTGAAATGCCGGGCCGCGACGGGCTGCTCCGGTCGAACGACAACAACCACAATCTTAAGATGAATTGGAGAAGGGGCATGGCATTTACAGATAGAATAAGGCTTCTCATAGCGGGAGCCGTCACCATTGGCGCGATCGGTTTCGGTTCCGCTCAGGCGCAGCAGAAGTTCGATCTCAGCCCCGAACAGCCGAACCGGCTGCGGGTGGAAAAGAACGAGAAGCGTATCGCCGAAATCAAGGACTTCATGTTCGTCGAGAACGGTGTCTTCACCGTCGGCATCAGCTCCAGCGGTAATCTGCCGCTGCACGACTATGCCTCCGATTCCAAAACGGTCATCGGTTATGACGTCGATCTCGCCCAGGCGATTGCCGACAGTCTTGGCCTGAAGCTCAACCTCGTTTCCGTTGCCTGGGCCGATTGGCCGCTGGGGCTCACCTCCGGCAAGTTCGACGCGGTGATCTCGAATGTGACCGTCACGGAAGAACGCAAGGAGAAATTCGATTTCTCGACCTACCGCAAGGATGAGCTGGGCTTCTACGTCAGGGCCGACAATCCGATCACGGCGATCAAGGAGCCGAAAGATATTGCCGGCCTGAAGGTCATCACCGATGCCGGCACCAACCAGGAGAAGATCCTCCTGGAATGGGATCGGCAGAATGTCGCGGCCGGTCTCAAGCCGATCGAGGTGCAGTATTACGATGACGATGCGGTCAAGGATCTCGCCGTTCAGTCCGGCAGAGCCGATGCCGTCTTCAGCGTCAATGCCACGCAGGCCTATGCGGCGGGCATCAACGGCAAGACGAAGCTCGTCGGCACCGTCAGCGGCGGCTGGCCGATCACGGCCGAGATCGCAGTCACCACACGCAAGGGCAGCGGCCTGGCGGCGCCCTTGACCGATGTCGTCAACGACCTGATTGCCAGCGGTGCGTACAAGAAGATCCTCGACACCTGGAATCTCGGCCCCGAGGCGATCGACAAGGCCCAGACCAACCCGCCCGGCCTGCCGAAGAGCGGTTCGTAATGTCTATGGGGACGGACGGCCGTTCGAGCCGCTCCGTCCCTGACTTTCACTGCAAACGGAGACATATCGCACGTGGCGACCTTTCTTGATATCCGCACCTTTTTCTTCGCGGCGCTGACGGCAGCCTTGACGGGCTTCGGGACGGTTCATGCGGCCGATGATTTCGACCTGAGCCCGCAGCAGCCGGGCAGGCTTCATGCAGCCAGGAAGGATGCGGCGATCGCTGCGATCCCTAAGGATTTCAAGTTCGTTACGCCAGGTAAATTCACCATCGCCGTCAGCCCCGGCGGCCCGCCGCTCGCGACCTATGCCACCGACGCCAAAACCGTGGTGGGCGCGGATCCCGATTATGCCTATGCCATCGCCGACAGCCTCGGCCTGACGCTGGAGATCGTCCCGGTCGCCTGGATCGACTGGCCGCTCGGCCTCACATCGGGCAAATATGATGCCGTCATCTCCAATGTCGGCGTTACCGAGCAGCGCAAGGAGAAGTTCGATTTTTCCACCTATCGTCAGGGCCTGCACGGTTTCTTCGTGAAAGCCGATAGTCCCATCACCTCGATCAAGGAGCCGAAGGACGCGGCGGGCCTGAGGATCATTGTCGGCGCCGGCACCAATCAGGAGCGTATCCTCGTAAAATGGAGCGACGACGACGTCGCCGCAGGCCTGAAGCCGATCGAACTGCAGTATTACGACGACGAGGCGGCGAGCCTTCTCGCGCTGCGTTCCGGTCGGGCCGATGTCATCGTCCAGCCGCACGCACAGCTCGTCTTCATTGCGGCACGCGACAAGAACATCAAGCGGGTGGGCACGCTGAGCGCCGGCTGGCCGGATCGATCGGACGTCGCGATCGCCACCCGCAAGGGAAGCGGACTCGCCGATGCGCTGACCGTTGCCACCAATGGTCTGATCAAGGACGGCACCTATGCGGGGATACTCGATCATTGGCATCTTTCCGAAGAAGCCTTGCCCGTATCCGAGACCAACCCGCCCGGGCTGCCGAAATATTGATCATCGGAAAGCACGACATGAGCGGCCGCAATATATCCATCAGCCATATCGGCTTCCTCACCCCCGGCAATTATCCCGACGATGATCCCTTGTCGGGATTGGAGCAGACGCTCC is from Rhizobium gallicum bv. gallicum R602sp and encodes:
- a CDS encoding MsnO8 family LLM class oxidoreductase gives rise to the protein MTYLLSLLDKSPIEQGLTAVDALRATVKIAARAEELGYHRFWVAEHHNMSNLASSAPEALIAYLLARTSRIRVGSGGVMLQHYSAYKVAETFNLLASLAPGRVDLGVGKAPGGFPLATRALQLAVDPARKPDFASQLSDLNTYLAADPSYDGAQATPFPPRAPERFLLGASVESAELAAEKGWDLVFAGHLNGDPDNLRQTFEAYERASGGKRPLLALAAFAAESEDYARERVGDLHIVKVFLPNGQTVNVGSEEQAAEFARQAGVTDYRIEEKVPNVLHGTAKQIRKQLDELHHRYGVKEFVLDTPALSTADRLASIELLAAERLSLVA
- a CDS encoding LLM class flavin-dependent oxidoreductase, translated to MAQKHVTFGIMLQGPGGHMNAWKHPSGPADASVNFDFFVTTARKAEAAGIAFAFVADGLYINEQSIPHFLNRFEPIAILSALAASTSKIGLVGTVSTSYSDPFTIARQFASIDLISSGRAGWNAVTSPLEGSGRNYNREHPEHELRYEIAEDYIDAIKGLWDSWDDDAFVRNRETGVFVDKAKMHRLNHKGRFFRIEGPLNIGRSKQGQPVVFQAGASDSGIRLAGKHADAVFTNGGPLEEAQAFYRQLKDSVIAHGRPAAEVGVYPGIGPIVGKTSEEAEAKYETIRNLVTIEEALLYLGRFFDHHDFSVYPLDEAFPDIGDIGRNNFRATTDRIKRTAREKGLTLRQVALDSATPRTAFIGTAEHIADEIIRWVDHGAADGFILGFPVIAEGFADIAEHVLPILTERGYFDPVLKGETLRDHLGLPFRESRYAAGADQLEQGRAVGA
- a CDS encoding M20 aminoacylase family protein translates to MDTIAQNPRSNDPVEKGIAAYLDEIIALRHDLHQYPELAFQELRTSKLVASRLSSWGYEVATGVAGTGIVATLRRGEGRKRIGIRADMDALPIEEATDLSYASSNPGVMHACGHDGHTAILLAAARYLAENGNFSGTLRLIFQPAEEIGAGARKMIAEGLFERFPVDAVFGLHNWPGVPTGQFGFVTGPAMASVDQAVIKIVGKGGHGAEPHRAVDPVLASASFITALQSVVSRNVDPQDMAVATVGSIHAGSASNVIPESVEMKLTMRAFSEEVRQLLQERIPALARAQAESFGAAADVNYRLGFPALVNHAKETAFARDVAYDALGPAAIERDFRPRTASEDFAFLLQANPGSYLFVGNGDSAPLHSAHYDFNDAIIAPAARYWVRLAETFLTDDNG
- a CDS encoding GNAT family N-acetyltransferase, which produces MSDTFLYTSPLDPRAKPLIDELIHEYDSRYGTYFNAEGAAAELNRYPPEAFAPPHGNFLLLIRNGETIGGGAFKHSDDRTAEFKRIWTRTDLRRQGLARKVLVELEAQAARQGYTRIYLTTGFRQPEAVGLYLNYGYTALFDTSVDPEIYKSLPFEKDITHLVPPVFGTEAAEPRLRVAGANL
- a CDS encoding amino acid ABC transporter permease/ATP-binding protein, which produces MALTTDFAGIEPGSRTAEPKQDYSRYRIVPARHPERLAGTIFAAVVIIAVLYSTFTNPRWGWSVFAEWFFAEPVLVGLGRTLLLTALAAISGSILGTALALARVSKSPLLSGLSWGYIWLLRSIPMIVLLLILNNLGYLYETIRIGIPFTDRVLFDYPTVQLLTPFAAAYLGLTLNQSAFFAEIVRGGILSVDHGQLEAAAALGLPRRRQAFRIVLPQAMRSILPTGFNELIGLAKSTSVVYVLALPELFYTVQVIYRRNLEVIPLLMVATVWYLIIMTVLSVAQHYIERYFSKGAVRNPTPLPFQAFFERFRRPLPVLETATDRIRKIGFHDATAMRPGGAVRIHGITKSFGSLKVLDDVELNLPAGSVTAILGPSGSGKSTLLRSINHLERVDEGFISVDGDFVGYSRKGDMLHELKEKDILKRRADIGMVFQSFNLFPHLTVLENLIEAPIEVRGVGREEAVLLAQELLARIGLSDKVNAYPRQLSGGQQQRVAIARALALRPKVLLFDEPTSALDPELVGEVLDVIKELARTGTTLVIVTHEIGFAREVADTVVFMESGSILEAGPPARIFTQAEHPRTREFLAKVL
- a CDS encoding ABC transporter substrate-binding protein; translated protein: MAFTDRIRLLIAGAVTIGAIGFGSAQAQQKFDLSPEQPNRLRVEKNEKRIAEIKDFMFVENGVFTVGISSSGNLPLHDYASDSKTVIGYDVDLAQAIADSLGLKLNLVSVAWADWPLGLTSGKFDAVISNVTVTEERKEKFDFSTYRKDELGFYVRADNPITAIKEPKDIAGLKVITDAGTNQEKILLEWDRQNVAAGLKPIEVQYYDDDAVKDLAVQSGRADAVFSVNATQAYAAGINGKTKLVGTVSGGWPITAEIAVTTRKGSGLAAPLTDVVNDLIASGAYKKILDTWNLGPEAIDKAQTNPPGLPKSGS
- a CDS encoding ABC transporter substrate-binding protein, which produces MATFLDIRTFFFAALTAALTGFGTVHAADDFDLSPQQPGRLHAARKDAAIAAIPKDFKFVTPGKFTIAVSPGGPPLATYATDAKTVVGADPDYAYAIADSLGLTLEIVPVAWIDWPLGLTSGKYDAVISNVGVTEQRKEKFDFSTYRQGLHGFFVKADSPITSIKEPKDAAGLRIIVGAGTNQERILVKWSDDDVAAGLKPIELQYYDDEAASLLALRSGRADVIVQPHAQLVFIAARDKNIKRVGTLSAGWPDRSDVAIATRKGSGLADALTVATNGLIKDGTYAGILDHWHLSEEALPVSETNPPGLPKY